In Lacrimispora indolis DSM 755, a genomic segment contains:
- a CDS encoding phosphodiester glycosidase family protein, translated as MNKKRFIKYILIDFLSALLLIFIFLLYFYILPRKEDNTGRNMVSEESAEKQTFELPESQDQTSPKKGRSRRESGNTDTKSIASENSSLVFTDKADTVLAEYKNNGLQLNIVKSELGEGNDKITYYTADIYLSSTGQLKTAFAQGVFGKNLRESTLQMAEDNNAMLAISGDSYGNNETGIVIRNGILYRSDTNDAEICILFLDGTMKIYTPEEFDQEQIMESDVWQAWNFGPSLLNQGNVRDSFQTTSYLNNRNPRCAIGYVSPGHYKFVLVDGRNPGYSKGATMSELAQIMAYENCTLAYNLDGGKSSAMVYQGNYINQPADGGRSISDIIYIRKEASIQ; from the coding sequence ATGAATAAAAAAAGATTTATAAAATATATATTGATCGATTTCCTTTCGGCTCTTCTTTTGATTTTTATCTTTCTCCTGTACTTTTACATTCTTCCGCGCAAAGAAGACAACACCGGCAGGAACATGGTCAGCGAGGAATCGGCAGAAAAACAGACTTTTGAACTGCCTGAATCCCAGGATCAAACCTCTCCTAAAAAAGGAAGGTCCCGCCGGGAAAGCGGCAATACCGACACAAAATCCATTGCCTCAGAAAACAGCAGCTTAGTGTTTACCGATAAAGCAGATACGGTTCTGGCAGAATACAAAAATAATGGCCTGCAGCTAAATATCGTAAAAAGTGAACTGGGAGAAGGGAATGATAAGATCACATATTACACCGCAGATATTTATCTTTCTTCCACCGGGCAGCTGAAAACAGCTTTTGCCCAAGGAGTTTTTGGCAAAAACTTAAGGGAATCCACACTTCAAATGGCAGAGGACAACAACGCAATGCTGGCCATATCAGGTGATTCTTACGGAAATAATGAGACAGGAATTGTAATAAGAAACGGGATCCTATACCGTTCAGATACCAATGACGCAGAAATATGTATCTTATTCCTGGATGGAACCATGAAAATTTATACACCGGAGGAATTTGATCAGGAACAGATTATGGAATCGGATGTATGGCAGGCCTGGAACTTTGGGCCTTCCTTATTGAATCAAGGCAATGTCAGGGATTCCTTCCAGACCACCTCTTATTTAAACAACAGGAATCCCCGGTGCGCCATTGGTTATGTTTCACCGGGACATTATAAATTCGTACTTGTGGATGGCCGCAATCCCGGATATTCCAAGGGCGCTACCATGAGTGAGCTGGCGCAGATTATGGCCTATGAGAATTGTACTCTTGCCTATAATCTGGACGGAGGCAAATCCTCTGCCATGGTATATCAGGGTAATTACATAAATCAACCGGCAGACGGAGGACGTTCCATCAGCGATATCATCTACATTAGAAAGGAAGCTTCCATACAATGA
- a CDS encoding 6-phospho-beta-glucosidase, producing the protein MKKGVKIVAIGGGSSYTPELVDGFLKRYETLPVEELWLVDILQGEEKLRIVAEFAKRMVKKAGVPMEIHTTLDRRKALPGADFVVTQLRVGQLQARVKDERTPLKHGLLGQETNGAGGLFKGMRTIPVILDICKDMEELCPEAWLINFTNPVGMVMEGVSRYSSFQKFIGLCNVPYGMHKAVADQLGRPMEEVKVTMGGLNHMVYVTRVEADGKDITEKVVSHWGEGGVVKNIKAVTWDNDFVKELGVLPCSYHRYYYMAKEYLEEALEKYEKHETRAELVEQVEKKLFEQYQDPELNEKPELLSQRGGAYYSDSACNLINSMYNDKGDIQVVNTVNRGAIKNFKDHEIVEVSCRITKDGPVPVDGVELPWTVNGLLQQIKSFETAGCQAAVSGSQEKALLALMINPLVGSQKEAKAVLSELLEAHKEYLPQFFGHKE; encoded by the coding sequence ATGAAAAAAGGTGTGAAGATCGTGGCAATCGGAGGAGGTTCCAGTTACACACCGGAGCTGGTGGACGGATTTTTAAAAAGGTATGAGACATTGCCGGTAGAAGAGCTGTGGCTGGTGGATATCCTTCAGGGAGAGGAAAAATTACGGATTGTAGCCGAATTTGCAAAGCGCATGGTAAAAAAGGCGGGAGTTCCAATGGAGATCCACACAACCCTGGACAGGAGAAAGGCCCTTCCAGGAGCTGATTTTGTGGTCACCCAGCTGCGGGTGGGGCAGCTCCAGGCCAGAGTGAAAGACGAAAGGACCCCCTTAAAGCACGGGCTTCTTGGTCAGGAGACCAATGGCGCAGGCGGTTTGTTTAAGGGAATGAGAACCATACCGGTTATTTTGGATATCTGCAAGGATATGGAGGAATTATGTCCGGAAGCATGGCTGATCAACTTTACAAATCCGGTGGGAATGGTCATGGAAGGAGTAAGCCGATACAGCAGTTTTCAGAAGTTTATTGGGCTGTGCAATGTACCTTACGGCATGCATAAAGCGGTGGCGGACCAGCTTGGCCGGCCCATGGAAGAGGTGAAAGTCACCATGGGCGGTTTAAATCATATGGTTTACGTGACCAGAGTGGAAGCGGACGGAAAAGACATTACGGAAAAGGTAGTCAGCCATTGGGGGGAAGGCGGCGTTGTAAAGAATATAAAGGCAGTCACTTGGGACAATGATTTTGTAAAAGAGCTTGGAGTGCTGCCATGTTCCTATCACAGATATTACTATATGGCAAAAGAATATTTAGAAGAAGCCCTGGAAAAATATGAAAAACATGAGACAAGGGCGGAGCTTGTGGAACAGGTGGAAAAAAAGCTGTTTGAGCAGTATCAGGACCCGGAATTAAATGAAAAACCGGAACTGCTGTCACAGCGGGGCGGTGCCTATTACAGCGACTCAGCCTGTAACCTGATCAATTCCATGTACAATGACAAAGGAGATATTCAGGTGGTAAACACGGTAAACAGAGGTGCCATAAAAAATTTTAAGGATCATGAGATCGTGGAAGTCAGCTGCAGGATCACCAAAGATGGGCCGGTTCCGGTAGACGGGGTGGAACTGCCATGGACAGTTAACGGCCTTTTGCAGCAGATCAAATCCTTTGAAACAGCAGGCTGCCAGGCGGCGGTGTCAGGAAGTCAGGAGAAGGCTCTGCTGGCACTTATGATCAATCCCCTGGTTGGCTCCCAGAAAGAAGCAAAGGCCGTGCTTTCTGAGCTGCTGGAAGCCCATAAAGAATATCTGCCTCAGTTTTTCGGCCATAAGGAGTGA
- the nagZ gene encoding beta-N-acetylhexosaminidase has protein sequence MREKTLKQKIGQMIVAGFPAGELSKDMIRLVREHQVGNVILFSHNIESRDQLKGLCDSIQRLIKEETGEYAFITIDQEGGVVRRLPEGSVNIPGAMALAQTGDKEHAYEAALLTGQELRELGINFNLAPVLDINNNPHNPVIGVRSFGPDSAVVTEYGCEMVKGYLDSGIMCSVKHFPGHGDTAVDSHLSLPCIQKSYEELEQEELIPFKEAFRHGAAAVTLAHILFPRIEKENLPVTMSETMIQGILRNRLGFQGLVISDCLEMNAIKEYFGTALGAKKAIMAGVDLLFISHTADLAAEAAREIEKAVESGEIPMSRIDDAVERILAYKRRYGSTNTDIGKKSQKDPGKFVKSLYRDSIRFTNRGKGYCHLLGENPVFLSCYAYRSTLASSRVMEDLLFASFMQERFGGDSYSFSIDPDTGEINGILEKVKSKGYTDLVLGTYNGHLNRGQSVLAKELEKLEIPMVMAAFRNPYDLDEVGDEVDKIAAYEYSRQSFEAVVPLLKTVRL, from the coding sequence ATGAGGGAAAAGACATTAAAACAAAAGATCGGACAGATGATCGTAGCCGGTTTTCCTGCCGGGGAATTAAGTAAAGATATGATACGCCTGGTAAGAGAGCATCAAGTGGGAAACGTTATCTTATTTTCCCATAACATTGAAAGCAGAGACCAGCTGAAGGGACTTTGTGACTCCATTCAAAGGCTGATAAAGGAAGAAACAGGAGAGTATGCCTTTATTACCATTGACCAGGAGGGGGGAGTAGTAAGAAGACTTCCGGAAGGATCGGTCAATATACCGGGAGCAATGGCTCTTGCACAGACCGGGGATAAGGAACATGCATACGAGGCGGCACTCCTTACCGGACAGGAATTAAGAGAGCTGGGGATCAATTTCAATCTTGCTCCGGTTCTGGACATCAATAACAATCCCCACAATCCGGTGATCGGTGTGCGAAGCTTTGGACCGGACAGTGCCGTGGTGACTGAATACGGCTGTGAGATGGTGAAAGGGTATCTGGATTCCGGGATCATGTGCTCTGTAAAGCATTTTCCGGGACACGGGGATACGGCAGTGGATTCCCATCTTTCCCTGCCCTGCATCCAAAAATCCTATGAGGAGCTGGAACAGGAAGAACTGATTCCGTTTAAAGAGGCATTCCGGCATGGAGCTGCGGCTGTGACCCTTGCCCACATTCTGTTTCCAAGAATTGAAAAAGAAAATTTACCGGTAACCATGTCGGAAACCATGATCCAGGGAATTTTAAGAAACAGGCTGGGCTTTCAGGGACTGGTGATTTCAGACTGCCTGGAAATGAATGCCATCAAAGAATATTTTGGTACTGCGTTGGGGGCTAAAAAGGCCATTATGGCAGGAGTTGATCTCCTATTCATTTCCCATACGGCGGATCTTGCGGCAGAAGCGGCAAGGGAAATAGAAAAGGCGGTGGAATCCGGTGAGATCCCCATGTCCCGGATTGACGATGCCGTGGAACGGATCCTGGCATATAAAAGAAGATATGGGTCAACCAATACAGATATTGGAAAGAAATCCCAGAAGGATCCGGGTAAGTTTGTAAAGTCACTGTATCGTGACAGCATACGGTTTACCAACCGGGGAAAAGGTTATTGCCATCTGCTGGGAGAAAATCCTGTATTTTTAAGCTGTTATGCTTATCGTTCCACACTGGCCTCCAGCCGTGTAATGGAGGATCTGCTGTTTGCCTCATTTATGCAGGAAAGGTTTGGAGGAGATTCCTATTCATTTTCCATAGATCCGGATACCGGGGAGATAAACGGAATACTGGAAAAAGTAAAAAGTAAAGGATATACGGACCTTGTGCTGGGCACCTACAACGGGCATTTAAACCGTGGACAGAGTGTCCTTGCAAAAGAACTGGAAAAATTAGAGATCCCCATGGTTATGGCAGCGTTCCGGAATCCCTATGATCTGGATGAAGTCGGTGATGAAGTCGATAAAATAGCTGCATATGAATACAGCAGGCAATCCTTTGAGGCGGTGGTTCCGCTGCTGAAAACAGTGCGGCTGTAA
- a CDS encoding exo-beta-N-acetylmuramidase NamZ family protein, with protein MVKNGIDCVDRWHKVLGGKRLGLITSVSGVDSDLNSAVDILHKKYRLTALFGPEHGVRGNIGAGGDVEDYMDPDTGLPVYSLYRRNSKRLTREMLDQVDAVVYDIQDLGVRYYTYISTMIYALEDCARFDKELIILDRCNPLGDLVEGNCLKPGFESFIGAYPLCMRYGLTVGELALMVNGEKNLGCRLTVIPCEGWNRHAMHPETGHVWVMPSPAMPRYETALVYAGACLFEGTNISEGRGTAAPFEIIGAPFIEAGKLVKYMTKKKLPGVLFSPAYFTPYFSKFKGEACEGIHIHVTDSRAFRSALCGLELLDAIRTIYEDSFAFLDPHEGSTRPMEDLLLGSDQLTGKTASKEELLAEFERDAAAFSERKKAFHLYK; from the coding sequence ATGGTAAAAAACGGGATCGATTGTGTGGACCGCTGGCATAAGGTCTTAGGCGGAAAACGCCTGGGCCTGATCACTTCTGTTTCAGGCGTTGACAGTGATTTGAATTCTGCTGTGGACATTTTACATAAAAAATATCGGCTGACGGCCTTATTTGGGCCGGAGCACGGAGTCAGGGGAAATATAGGAGCAGGCGGCGATGTAGAGGATTACATGGATCCGGATACCGGATTGCCGGTATACAGCCTGTACCGGAGAAATTCAAAAAGGCTGACCAGGGAAATGTTAGATCAGGTGGATGCCGTTGTATATGACATTCAGGATTTAGGGGTCAGATATTATACCTATATATCAACCATGATCTATGCACTGGAAGATTGCGCAAGGTTTGACAAGGAGCTTATTATCCTGGACCGCTGCAATCCTCTGGGGGATTTGGTGGAGGGCAACTGCTTAAAGCCCGGATTTGAAAGCTTTATAGGAGCATATCCTCTTTGCATGCGCTATGGCCTTACGGTAGGAGAACTGGCCCTTATGGTAAATGGAGAGAAAAACCTTGGCTGCCGGCTCACGGTAATTCCCTGTGAGGGCTGGAACCGGCATGCCATGCATCCGGAAACCGGTCATGTGTGGGTGATGCCCAGTCCGGCAATGCCAAGATATGAGACTGCCCTTGTGTATGCAGGTGCCTGCCTTTTTGAAGGAACAAATATTTCAGAGGGAAGGGGAACTGCGGCGCCTTTTGAAATCATCGGCGCGCCATTTATAGAAGCAGGAAAGCTTGTGAAATATATGACAAAGAAAAAGCTTCCCGGCGTATTGTTTTCTCCGGCCTATTTCACTCCGTATTTTTCAAAGTTTAAGGGAGAAGCCTGTGAGGGAATCCATATTCACGTTACGGACAGCCGGGCTTTCCGTTCCGCGCTTTGCGGATTGGAGCTTCTTGATGCCATCCGGACCATTTATGAAGACAGCTTTGCATTTCTTGATCCTCATGAGGGAAGCACCAGGCCAATGGAAGATCTTTTGTTAGGATCGGATCAGCTGACAGGGAAAACAGCTTCAAAAGAGGAACTGCTGGCTGAATTTGAAAGGGATGCGGCAGCATTTTCTGAACGCAAAAAAGCATTTCATCTATATAAATGA
- a CDS encoding GNAT family N-acetyltransferase, producing the protein MNFLDLNEENAGTAFELFEDAVRIKEVLFRPFENQSAFRRFFMENQSEEIHKITILEEQGRGFASGCFQRGEDRAYLSMILVKKEKQRQGIGRAMLAYLEDRLRKESGVSKIEIVFFNPMTFSWYIPGKKTADHPNAPGVDVGSNAYLFFKNCRYRDYAMQNSYYLDLDAYAVPDFAATITEGLEKENITIEIYDADRHYGMEEMIHKFRNPLWEREILGETAKGEKSRPILIAAHNGKVIGFTGPLDVEKSGRGYFCGIGVDPDYRGKKISTVLFCRLCISLKEIGAGFMSLFTGENNPARNIYEAAGFRIVRTWADMRKEWKDG; encoded by the coding sequence ATGAATTTTTTGGATTTGAACGAGGAGAATGCAGGAACCGCCTTTGAATTATTTGAAGATGCGGTCAGAATAAAAGAAGTATTGTTCCGGCCATTTGAAAACCAAAGCGCCTTTCGCCGCTTTTTTATGGAAAACCAGTCAGAGGAAATACATAAAATCACCATACTGGAGGAACAAGGCCGGGGATTTGCATCCGGATGCTTTCAAAGAGGTGAGGACAGAGCCTATCTTTCCATGATTCTTGTAAAAAAGGAAAAACAGAGGCAGGGGATCGGAAGAGCGATGCTTGCTTATTTAGAAGACAGACTTCGGAAGGAAAGCGGAGTTTCAAAGATAGAAATTGTTTTTTTTAACCCTATGACTTTTTCCTGGTATATTCCCGGGAAAAAGACGGCAGATCATCCCAATGCTCCGGGCGTGGATGTAGGGAGCAATGCCTATCTTTTCTTTAAAAATTGCAGGTACCGGGATTATGCCATGCAGAACAGCTATTACCTGGACTTAGATGCTTATGCTGTGCCGGATTTTGCGGCAACCATCACAGAGGGGCTGGAGAAAGAGAATATTACCATTGAAATATATGATGCTGACAGGCATTACGGAATGGAAGAAATGATACATAAGTTCAGGAATCCACTGTGGGAGAGAGAGATTCTGGGGGAAACGGCAAAGGGAGAAAAGAGCCGTCCCATTCTGATTGCAGCCCACAATGGCAAAGTGATCGGCTTTACAGGACCACTGGATGTGGAAAAGAGCGGGAGAGGATATTTTTGCGGAATCGGTGTGGATCCGGATTACCGGGGTAAAAAAATATCAACGGTCCTGTTTTGCAGGCTTTGCATAAGCTTGAAGGAAATAGGAGCAGGTTTTATGAGCCTTTTTACCGGGGAAAATAATCCCGCAAGAAATATTTATGAGGCGGCAGGCTTTCGGATCGTAAGGACCTGGGCTGATATGAGAAAGGAATGGAAGGACGGATGA
- a CDS encoding ROK family protein translates to MKQYLAIDIGGTYIKYSLMDPEYRVLHEGSTPTEKQPPDFLRQFMGIVDTYVDQTDGVAICMGGFIHPVTGENTDFSVGANFRAYHLKEEINKKYPIPVVLENDSNCAALGEMVRGAGRGYQDISMVTFGTGIGGAIIINRKLYRGSHFKSGEVGFTRVSLRDGDGKPVAEGAGATSLLVRKVSEALGREVDGSYIFSHLNHPYIDRVYREWLYKGAMVIGNFAVTVDPEVLLIGGGISENEIFIKDMKEAVYALYPHLEPYTAIEACEQGNMAGRIGALYLLLQSKEGGVQS, encoded by the coding sequence ATGAAACAGTACCTGGCAATTGATATAGGAGGCACTTACATCAAGTACAGCCTTATGGATCCGGAATACCGGGTCCTTCATGAAGGAAGCACACCAACGGAAAAACAGCCGCCTGATTTTCTCCGGCAGTTTATGGGAATCGTGGATACTTATGTGGATCAGACAGACGGCGTTGCAATCTGCATGGGCGGCTTTATCCATCCGGTGACGGGAGAAAATACAGATTTCAGCGTTGGAGCCAATTTCAGGGCCTATCATTTAAAAGAGGAGATAAACAAAAAATATCCCATTCCGGTGGTGCTTGAAAATGACAGCAATTGCGCTGCATTGGGAGAAATGGTGCGGGGAGCGGGACGGGGATATCAGGATATTTCCATGGTCACCTTTGGGACCGGGATCGGCGGTGCCATCATCATAAACCGGAAATTATACCGGGGCAGCCACTTTAAATCCGGGGAGGTCGGGTTTACCAGAGTCAGCCTCAGGGATGGGGACGGAAAGCCGGTTGCGGAAGGAGCCGGAGCAACCTCTCTTCTGGTCAGAAAGGTATCGGAAGCCCTGGGCAGAGAAGTGGACGGATCCTATATTTTCAGCCATTTGAACCACCCGTATATTGACCGGGTATACCGGGAATGGCTTTACAAGGGGGCAATGGTGATCGGTAATTTTGCTGTCACCGTGGATCCTGAGGTCCTGCTGATCGGCGGAGGAATCAGTGAAAATGAGATATTTATAAAAGATATGAAAGAGGCGGTATACGCCCTGTATCCTCACCTGGAGCCATATACGGCCATAGAGGCCTGCGAACAGGGAAACATGGCAGGGAGAATAGGAGCCCTGTATTTATTGCTGCAAAGCAAAGAAGGAGGCGTTCAGTCATGA
- the add gene encoding adenosine deaminase, protein MKRLETDLHLHLDGSLSIDTVKLLAAQIGYDFEGQGGRESLVAGENCESLVDYLKCFDLPGMLLQTEEALELASCDLTERLASQGLILSEIRFAPQLHMGKGLTKEKAVEAVIRGVKRGAGKSRIKAGILLCSMVNGSDRENEETFELARAYLGKGVVGLDLAGPEGLIPMEHFEPLFKAAGRKGIPFTIHAGECGDYENIIKAVHYGAKRIGHGCAAIRSEACMDLLKKEKITLEMCVVSNLQTKAVPSIEEHPLKAFYDRGIRVTYNTDNMTVSDTTLEKEAELIKKYMGFTEADLRQMNRYALESAFLEEGEKEKIIAFFDNNNYNE, encoded by the coding sequence ATGAAACGATTGGAAACAGACCTTCATCTCCATTTGGACGGCTCTTTATCCATTGATACGGTAAAGCTGCTTGCGGCCCAGATCGGATATGATTTTGAAGGACAGGGCGGAAGGGAAAGCCTGGTTGCAGGAGAAAACTGTGAGAGCCTGGTGGATTATTTAAAATGCTTTGATTTACCGGGGATGCTGCTTCAGACAGAAGAAGCCCTGGAACTGGCTTCCTGTGATTTAACGGAGCGTTTGGCTTCCCAGGGGCTAATCTTAAGTGAGATCCGCTTTGCTCCCCAGCTTCATATGGGAAAGGGTCTGACAAAGGAAAAGGCGGTGGAAGCGGTCATAAGAGGCGTAAAGAGAGGCGCAGGCAAGTCCCGGATAAAAGCAGGGATCCTTCTATGCTCTATGGTCAACGGGTCTGACCGGGAAAATGAGGAGACCTTTGAACTGGCCCGGGCTTATCTTGGAAAGGGCGTTGTGGGTCTGGATCTTGCAGGTCCGGAAGGGCTGATCCCCATGGAACATTTTGAGCCTCTTTTTAAGGCGGCCGGGCGGAAGGGAATTCCATTTACCATCCACGCGGGAGAGTGCGGTGATTATGAAAATATCATAAAGGCGGTCCATTACGGGGCAAAAAGGATTGGGCACGGATGTGCAGCAATCCGGTCGGAGGCATGTATGGACCTTTTAAAAAAGGAAAAGATTACCTTAGAGATGTGTGTTGTCAGCAACCTTCAGACAAAGGCAGTTCCCTCCATAGAGGAGCATCCGTTAAAGGCCTTTTATGACAGGGGAATCCGGGTTACCTATAACACGGATAATATGACTGTTTCAGATACAACACTGGAAAAGGAAGCAGAACTCATTAAGAAATACATGGGCTTTACTGAGGCAGATCTAAGACAGATGAACCGGTACGCCCTGGAAAGCGCCTTCTTGGAAGAAGGAGAAAAAGAAAAAATAATTGCATTTTTCGACAATAATAATTATAATGAATGA
- a CDS encoding PIG-L deacetylase family protein: MEGRMSGERKCIMAIGGHVGDAELTSGGFLATMALKGYHIVTVALTGGERGNPPGMPVKEYRIQKEREANSFAQMLGGEAVIFPYTDGELPDNEEVRLQLCDTIRQYRPAALLTHWKNSMHKDHETTHRIVKDAQFFAGLPGLERKNSAFFAKGPYYAENWEDSAGFEKYIYLEVSKEGFELWKKAIDTHWFAIHSPSFPYKEYYEHLMRVNGCLARTGYAEAFDVDQEQKKVILPEL; this comes from the coding sequence ATGGAAGGACGGATGAGCGGGGAAAGAAAGTGCATCATGGCAATAGGCGGCCATGTAGGAGATGCGGAGCTGACAAGCGGCGGATTTCTGGCGACCATGGCATTAAAAGGCTATCATATCGTTACCGTAGCATTGACCGGCGGGGAAAGAGGGAACCCGCCTGGCATGCCGGTAAAAGAATACAGAATACAAAAAGAAAGGGAAGCCAATTCCTTTGCCCAAATGCTGGGAGGGGAGGCGGTGATATTTCCTTACACAGACGGAGAATTGCCGGATAATGAGGAGGTAAGGCTTCAGCTTTGCGATACCATACGGCAATACCGGCCGGCTGCATTGCTGACCCATTGGAAGAACAGCATGCACAAAGATCATGAAACAACCCACAGGATCGTAAAGGATGCTCAGTTTTTTGCAGGACTTCCCGGACTTGAAAGAAAAAACAGCGCTTTTTTTGCAAAAGGACCCTATTATGCGGAAAATTGGGAAGACTCGGCAGGATTTGAAAAATATATTTATCTGGAAGTATCAAAAGAAGGATTTGAACTGTGGAAAAAGGCCATTGACACCCATTGGTTTGCAATACACAGTCCTTCTTTCCCTTATAAAGAGTATTATGAGCATCTCATGAGGGTAAACGGCTGTCTGGCAAGAACCGGATATGCGGAGGCCTTTGATGTGGATCAGGAACAAAAAAAGGTGATATTACCGGAATTATAA
- a CDS encoding GtrA family protein has translation MKEEKGKIIIPAYEPDERLIQLIKELCKKSDAKLFVVNDGSSRESEGFFLECESYATVLSHDRNYGKGKAVKTALEYIMEQDQKGEIVIADADGQHKVHDILYLLKKGTENKDSLLLGSRSFHGNIPLKSRLGNKITREVFRILSGKWLKDTQTGLRAFDSGMIPRLLAVPGERYEYETNVLLMCVKEKIDVMEVPVETVYLDGNKSSHFRVLNDSVRIYVDLLKFAASSFISFCADFLIYSLMLYAAAALHLSFAEAVCNVLARMGSAVLNYHLNRRYVFEAQGVSSRFAVKYAVLASAVLLVNTVLLVWLVKSKGINGWAAKAAVEAGMFIGNFLVQKLLIFSKKEKVNQ, from the coding sequence ATGAAAGAAGAGAAGGGCAAGATTATTATACCTGCATATGAACCGGATGAACGGCTGATACAGCTGATAAAAGAACTGTGTAAGAAGTCTGATGCAAAGCTGTTTGTGGTAAATGATGGAAGCAGCAGGGAGTCAGAAGGTTTTTTTCTGGAGTGTGAGTCCTATGCCACCGTGTTGAGCCATGACCGGAATTACGGCAAAGGAAAGGCAGTAAAAACGGCGCTGGAATACATAATGGAGCAGGATCAGAAAGGTGAAATTGTCATTGCAGATGCAGACGGTCAGCACAAAGTCCATGACATTCTTTATTTATTAAAGAAAGGCACTGAGAATAAAGACTCTCTTTTGCTTGGAAGCCGCAGCTTTCACGGGAACATCCCCTTGAAAAGCAGATTGGGAAATAAGATCACAAGGGAAGTGTTCCGGATTTTGTCAGGGAAATGGCTAAAGGATACCCAGACAGGTCTGCGGGCTTTTGACAGCGGCATGATTCCCAGGCTTTTAGCAGTTCCTGGTGAACGGTACGAATACGAAACCAATGTATTGCTGATGTGTGTAAAGGAGAAAATTGATGTTATGGAAGTTCCTGTTGAAACCGTTTATTTAGATGGAAACAAGTCTTCTCATTTCCGGGTATTAAACGATTCGGTGAGAATTTATGTGGACCTGCTGAAATTTGCAGCTTCTTCATTTATAAGCTTTTGTGCAGACTTTCTGATTTACAGTCTTATGCTTTATGCAGCCGCAGCACTTCATCTGTCTTTTGCGGAAGCGGTCTGCAATGTTTTGGCACGTATGGGAAGTGCAGTTCTAAATTATCATCTGAACAGACGGTATGTGTTTGAAGCGCAGGGAGTCTCCAGCCGCTTTGCGGTAAAATACGCGGTGCTGGCATCAGCGGTTTTGCTGGTGAATACCGTCCTGCTTGTATGGTTGGTGAAAAGCAAAGGAATCAATGGCTGGGCGGCCAAAGCCGCAGTGGAGGCCGGTATGTTTATTGGAAACTTTCTGGTACAGAAGCTTTTGATTTTCAGTAAAAAAGAGAAGGTGAATCAATAG